One window of Nostoc sp. C052 genomic DNA carries:
- a CDS encoding PAS domain S-box protein, producing MEVICGRRGDRMSKKWYRVQKLKAIFVLALAVVFTNAVVSYSNTVKLIHNQQWVTDSYQFITQVESIQFALKDTETAQRNYLITADAEDLKTYLAANQQTNSNVQILTKLSAKNHQKQQWISLLEPKITTRLKILQQEIYLRQNQGLEAVQQLILSDRDKQIGKEIQQLIHDSLKAEQNLLHQGMQQSQASSQKAIVTFFIAAIVDLVLVALLYDLLWRYIRQLQQTELALRQSENRLRAMIDAEPECIQLIARNGTLLEINAEGLAIMEVESADVLIGKPIDAVILPEYRAAFADLHKSVCQGNKGTLEFEMVGFQGTHRYMETHAVPLRNESDGTFIHLALTRDITQQKQAEQKIREQAALLDVSTDAILVRNIHNQILFWNQGAERLYGWKAEEVIEKNVLQVLYKEISPELEDAYLKVINTGEWRGELHQLTREGKIIIVESRWTLIRHHHGQPKSILSVNTEITQQKQLEAQLLRSQRLESIGTLAGGIAHDLNNILSPILMSVQLLQKKLPDSQSQQILQTLENNVKRGANLLKQVLSFARGIEDKRIIVQIQPLMAEIEQIIAQTFPKSIVCQIDIPKNLWYVRGDITQLHQVLINLVINARDAMPNGGILRIAAENLVIGEHSAQINIDAKVGSYIAIVVTDTGMGMSSEVQQRIFEPFFTTKEIGKGTGLGLSTALGIIKNHGGFVNVYSQVGRGTQFTVYLPASTFRDTHSLSQEIKSVIGDG from the coding sequence ATGGAGGTAATCTGCGGCAGAAGGGGCGATCGCATGAGCAAAAAATGGTATCGAGTCCAAAAGCTAAAAGCAATATTCGTCCTAGCATTGGCAGTTGTATTTACTAATGCTGTAGTTTCATATAGCAACACTGTGAAGCTGATTCACAATCAGCAATGGGTAACAGACTCATATCAATTTATTACCCAAGTTGAAAGTATCCAATTTGCACTTAAAGATACTGAAACTGCACAACGTAATTATCTAATTACAGCAGATGCAGAGGATCTAAAAACCTATCTTGCAGCTAATCAACAAACTAATAGCAATGTTCAGATTCTCACTAAGCTAAGTGCTAAAAATCATCAAAAGCAGCAGTGGATTTCTTTGCTGGAACCAAAAATTACCACCAGGCTGAAAATTCTCCAACAAGAAATCTACCTCAGACAAAACCAAGGATTAGAAGCAGTTCAGCAACTAATCTTATCCGATCGAGATAAGCAAATCGGTAAAGAAATCCAACAACTGATTCACGACTCTTTAAAGGCAGAGCAAAATTTGTTACACCAGGGGATGCAGCAGTCACAAGCAAGTTCCCAAAAGGCAATAGTGACATTTTTTATCGCTGCTATTGTGGATTTGGTGCTGGTGGCGCTGCTATATGATTTGTTGTGGCGTTATATCAGGCAGCTTCAGCAAACGGAACTGGCCCTACGCCAAAGCGAAAATCGTTTACGAGCCATGATAGATGCAGAACCAGAATGCATCCAGTTAATTGCCAGGAATGGCACCCTTTTAGAAATTAATGCAGAAGGGTTGGCAATAATGGAAGTGGAAAGTGCTGATGTATTAATTGGTAAACCAATTGATGCTGTAATTTTACCAGAGTATAGAGCCGCCTTTGCCGACCTGCATAAAAGTGTCTGCCAAGGTAATAAGGGGACTTTGGAGTTTGAAATGGTGGGATTTCAAGGTACTCATCGCTACATGGAAACTCATGCTGTACCACTGCGTAACGAATCTGATGGTACGTTCATCCATTTGGCACTGACGCGAGATATAACCCAGCAAAAACAGGCAGAACAGAAAATCCGCGAACAAGCAGCGCTGCTGGATGTATCAACTGACGCGATTCTGGTGCGAAATATCCACAACCAAATTTTATTTTGGAATCAAGGTGCTGAACGTCTATATGGCTGGAAGGCTGAGGAAGTTATAGAGAAAAATGTTTTACAAGTTTTGTATAAAGAGATTTCACCAGAGTTAGAAGATGCTTATTTGAAGGTGATAAATACAGGTGAGTGGCGGGGTGAGTTGCATCAACTAACCAGGGAAGGCAAAATAATTATCGTTGAAAGTCGGTGGACACTGATCCGACATCATCATGGCCAACCCAAATCCATTTTGAGTGTGAACACTGAGATTACGCAACAGAAACAACTAGAAGCTCAACTTTTGCGATCGCAACGTTTAGAGAGTATCGGTACTCTCGCTGGCGGTATCGCCCATGACCTCAACAATATACTATCTCCAATTTTAATGTCAGTTCAACTGTTGCAGAAGAAATTGCCCGATTCGCAGAGTCAGCAAATACTGCAAACTTTAGAAAATAATGTGAAACGCGGTGCTAATTTGCTCAAGCAAGTGTTATCTTTTGCACGAGGTATTGAAGATAAACGGATAATTGTGCAAATTCAGCCTTTGATGGCAGAAATTGAGCAAATTATCGCTCAAACATTCCCCAAATCCATTGTTTGCCAGATAGATATCCCAAAAAATCTCTGGTATGTTCGTGGAGACATTACTCAACTACATCAGGTGCTAATAAACTTGGTAATCAATGCCCGCGATGCTATGCCCAATGGCGGTATTTTAAGGATTGCGGCGGAAAATCTAGTGATTGGCGAACATTCTGCCCAGATAAACATCGATGCGAAAGTAGGTTCTTATATTGCGATCGTGGTTACGGATACTGGTATGGGGATGTCGTCGGAAGTCCAGCAACGAATTTTTGAACCATTTTTCACTACCAAAGAGATAGGTAAAGGTACAGGTTTAGGACTTTCTACGGCGCTGGGTATTATTAAAAATCACGGTGGTTTTGTCAATGTTTATAGTCAAGTAGGCAGAGGTACTCAATTTACAGTGTACTTACCTGCCTCTACATTCAGAGATACACATTCGCTGTCTCAAGAAATAAAATCAGTTATAGGAGATGGTTAA
- a CDS encoding DUF72 domain-containing protein, translating to MNFFIGCAVWAYKGWVGELYPQGTRTADFLHLYSRRFTTVEGNTTFYAVPNQETVTRWAAETPAGFQFCLKLPRDITHQGLLQPYIPAALKFLEGMRPLGKHLGPIFAQLPPSYAPVLLNDLTSFLEAWPHTEAPLALEVRHPDWFREPHASNLTTLLEKLSVGRVLLDSRPIYTGDDDPQLQSERRKPKLPLQLSVTAPFTLIRFISHPNLSVNQPFMEEWVRQIQQWLEMGVRIYFFVHCPIEARSPNIARHFQQLLEQSGTSVPPLPWNNLENPPNQLSLW from the coding sequence GTGAACTTTTTTATCGGTTGTGCTGTTTGGGCATATAAAGGTTGGGTGGGAGAACTCTATCCCCAAGGCACTCGCACTGCCGATTTTCTCCATCTCTACAGTCGTCGCTTCACCACTGTAGAAGGTAACACCACTTTTTATGCCGTGCCTAACCAAGAAACTGTAACCCGTTGGGCTGCCGAAACACCAGCAGGTTTTCAATTTTGTCTAAAATTACCACGAGATATTACCCATCAAGGTTTGTTACAACCTTATATTCCGGCTGCTTTAAAATTTCTAGAGGGGATGCGCCCTTTAGGTAAGCATCTTGGCCCAATCTTTGCTCAGTTACCACCCAGTTATGCGCCTGTATTACTTAACGATTTGACCAGCTTTCTAGAAGCTTGGCCGCATACAGAAGCACCCCTAGCTTTGGAAGTTCGGCATCCCGACTGGTTCCGGGAACCCCATGCTAGTAATTTGACCACACTTTTAGAAAAGTTAAGTGTAGGACGAGTATTATTAGATTCGCGCCCCATTTATACTGGAGATGATGACCCACAATTGCAATCAGAACGACGTAAACCTAAATTACCGTTGCAATTGAGTGTGACAGCACCTTTTACTCTAATTCGGTTTATTTCTCATCCGAATTTATCGGTGAATCAGCCATTTATGGAAGAGTGGGTAAGACAGATTCAGCAGTGGTTAGAGATGGGAGTGCGAATTTATTTCTTTGTACATTGTCCAATAGAAGCGCGATCGCCCAACATAGCCCGTCACTTCCAACAGCTATTGGAACAAAGCGGTACATCAGTTCCACCCCTACCTTGGAATAACCTTGAGAATCCCCCCAATCAACTCAGTTTATGGTGA
- a CDS encoding threonine dehydratase, with product MLRLTQAIRNFFLRVEGLFGVLFQSFSNFFGNIFGFFAKLFGFTSSGYFLESDEVQGIKQAAAKQPIETNPDNTSKISTTNRRRPNAKLDDYYLNMARDVKKN from the coding sequence ATGCTTCGGCTAACTCAAGCTATTAGGAACTTTTTCCTTCGCGTTGAAGGCTTGTTTGGTGTTTTATTCCAAAGTTTTTCTAATTTTTTCGGAAATATATTTGGTTTTTTTGCCAAGCTTTTCGGATTCACTAGTTCTGGTTATTTCTTGGAATCTGATGAGGTGCAAGGTATAAAACAAGCTGCTGCTAAACAGCCAATTGAAACGAACCCTGATAACACTAGTAAAATTTCTACCACTAACCGCCGTCGTCCTAATGCCAAGCTTGACGACTACTACCTCAACATGGCTCGTGATGTGAAAAAGAACTGA
- a CDS encoding phosphodiester glycosidase family protein — translation MRKIKLLALILISLAMVLWFNLRSSTPSIPTIAASPPKTIRYLERTLPQSIAHILLIPANSRFLVTPALSEKVATVEEFAQKHQATAILNAGFFDPANQKTTSYVVIQGKLIADPKENERLVNNPNLKPYLGQILNRTEFRRYLCGQTIRYSIALHSQSPPAGCQLVDAIGAGPRLLPQLSLVKEGFVDNANKRDALGSNQPNARTAVGITRDGSVVLVMVAQKPSAPSTSGISLPGLADLMKTLGAEQAMNLDGGSSSSLYYKGKTFYGKVDLEGNSIKRPVKSVLLVQEN, via the coding sequence GTGAGGAAAATCAAACTACTGGCTTTGATATTAATTAGTTTGGCAATGGTGTTATGGTTTAATTTGCGTTCTTCAACGCCATCAATACCGACTATTGCAGCTTCACCACCAAAAACTATCCGCTACTTAGAACGCACTTTACCCCAAAGCATCGCTCACATCCTATTGATTCCAGCCAATAGCAGATTTTTGGTAACTCCTGCACTATCAGAGAAGGTAGCCACTGTAGAGGAATTTGCTCAGAAGCATCAAGCCACAGCTATTTTGAATGCAGGCTTTTTTGACCCAGCCAACCAAAAAACTACATCTTATGTTGTCATACAAGGTAAGTTGATAGCTGACCCTAAGGAAAACGAACGGCTGGTGAACAATCCCAACTTAAAACCTTATCTGGGTCAAATACTTAATCGTACAGAATTCCGCCGCTACTTATGTGGGCAAACTATCCGCTATTCCATTGCTCTACATAGTCAGTCACCACCAGCAGGTTGTCAGTTAGTCGATGCTATAGGTGCTGGTCCACGCCTATTACCACAACTCTCGTTAGTAAAAGAGGGCTTTGTGGATAATGCTAATAAACGAGATGCACTTGGCAGTAACCAACCTAATGCCAGAACTGCCGTAGGTATCACTCGTGATGGTAGTGTTGTTTTAGTTATGGTGGCTCAAAAACCCTCGGCTCCCAGTACCTCTGGGATATCTTTGCCAGGATTAGCTGATTTGATGAAAACCCTTGGTGCTGAACAAGCGATGAATCTGGATGGAGGGAGTTCGTCTTCGCTTTATTACAAGGGCAAAACCTTTTACGGGAAGGTTGATTTGGAGGGAAATTCTATCAAGCGTCCGGTTAAATCGGTTTTGCTGGTTCAGGAAAACTAG
- a CDS encoding SDR family NAD(P)-dependent oxidoreductase: MSKVWLITGAGSGIGTGIAKAALQSGDRVVATGRNLDKVRNALRDVTSENLAFVQLDVSDEVQAKTAVDEAVKQFGRIDVLVNNAGYSLLGNFEEMTTNDIERQFATNFYGVVYVMRAVLPVMRQQRSGHIINISSVAGVVGFKHCAAYAASKFAVEGISLSVAVEVEGFGIKMTLVEPGFFRTDLLDNQNVKWPSNAIADYAAEGNVQETWSAYNGTQQGDPAKLGDALVKIAGMENPPKLFVAGSDALAAIAPAVEERLQATHAYEELSKSTDGSF, from the coding sequence ATGAGCAAAGTCTGGTTGATCACAGGCGCCGGCAGCGGCATCGGCACCGGAATCGCCAAGGCGGCATTGCAGTCCGGCGATCGTGTAGTCGCGACCGGAAGAAACCTCGATAAAGTGCGTAATGCCTTGCGCGACGTTACTAGCGAGAATCTTGCATTTGTCCAATTGGACGTTTCCGACGAGGTACAGGCGAAAACAGCCGTCGATGAGGCGGTGAAGCAGTTCGGTCGTATCGACGTTTTGGTTAACAATGCGGGCTACAGCCTGCTTGGTAATTTTGAGGAGATGACCACGAACGACATCGAACGCCAATTCGCTACGAACTTCTATGGTGTGGTGTACGTCATGCGCGCGGTGCTGCCGGTTATGCGTCAGCAGCGGTCGGGCCACATCATCAACATCAGCTCCGTTGCTGGCGTGGTCGGGTTTAAGCACTGTGCCGCCTACGCCGCATCGAAGTTCGCGGTCGAGGGCATCTCGCTGTCGGTCGCGGTCGAGGTCGAGGGGTTCGGCATCAAGATGACGCTCGTCGAACCTGGCTTCTTCCGCACCGACCTTCTGGACAACCAGAATGTCAAATGGCCCAGCAACGCCATTGCAGACTATGCCGCCGAAGGCAACGTCCAGGAAACGTGGTCGGCCTACAACGGGACGCAGCAGGGCGATCCGGCAAAGTTGGGCGATGCTCTGGTCAAAATCGCTGGGATGGAGAATCCGCCGAAGTTGTTCGTTGCCGGAAGTGACGCTCTTGCGGCGATCGCGCCGGCTGTCGAGGAACGGCTACAGGCGACGCACGCCTATGAAGAGCTATCGAAATCAACAGATGGTTCATTCTAG
- a CDS encoding AraC family transcriptional regulator, translating into MNAANINLMNDPQAKREADRAQAYRDELTERIAQAIRHDGTIEPLKGLHFNRASSPSECLHSVSIPAFCAIAQGSKEVLLGSDRYQYDPMHYLLATVELPIISQILEASHTQPYLSLRLDLDPTLVGSVMVEAGYPSSRNRGDVKAIDVSPLNANLLDAVVRLVRLLDSPAEAHVLAPLIKREIIYRLLMGEQGNRLRHIAVLGGYTYHIARAVERLRKDFNEPIKIENIAREMGMSVSGFHHHFKSVTAMSPLQFQKQLRLQEARRLMLGENLDATSAAYRVGYDDASHFNREYKRLFGAPPMRDVERLREAARETATSIY; encoded by the coding sequence ATGAACGCTGCCAATATCAATTTAATGAACGACCCGCAGGCAAAGCGCGAGGCAGACAGAGCGCAAGCCTACAGAGATGAACTGACTGAGCGGATTGCCCAGGCGATTCGTCATGATGGGACGATTGAGCCGTTGAAAGGTTTGCACTTCAACCGCGCCTCCTCGCCTTCGGAATGCCTTCATAGTGTCTCTATCCCTGCCTTTTGTGCGATCGCTCAGGGCAGCAAAGAAGTTCTTCTGGGTAGCGATCGCTATCAGTACGACCCGATGCATTATCTGCTGGCTACGGTCGAACTACCCATTATCAGCCAAATTCTGGAAGCGTCCCATACGCAACCGTATCTTAGCCTGCGCCTCGATCTCGACCCCACCCTCGTTGGCTCAGTGATGGTCGAGGCGGGGTATCCCTCATCGCGCAACCGTGGTGATGTGAAAGCGATCGACGTAAGTCCATTGAATGCAAATCTGTTGGACGCTGTGGTTCGGCTTGTCAGGCTTTTAGATTCCCCTGCGGAAGCTCATGTTCTTGCACCACTGATTAAGCGGGAAATTATTTACCGACTCTTGATGGGAGAGCAAGGTAATCGGCTCCGTCATATTGCAGTTCTTGGTGGCTACACTTACCACATCGCCAGAGCCGTCGAGCGACTTCGTAAAGACTTTAACGAGCCGATCAAGATTGAAAACATCGCCCGAGAGATGGGAATGAGTGTCTCCGGCTTTCACCATCACTTCAAGTCTGTCACTGCAATGAGTCCCTTGCAGTTCCAGAAGCAACTGCGGCTCCAGGAGGCTCGCCGTCTGATGCTGGGGGAAAACCTTGACGCTACCAGTGCTGCTTATCGAGTAGGGTATGATGATGCCTCGCACTTCAACCGGGAGTACAAGCGGCTCTTTGGTGCGCCACCGATGCGCGATGTGGAGCGGCTGCGAGAAGCTGCTAGGGAGACTGCTACTTCAATATATTGA
- a CDS encoding aldo/keto reductase yields MQKRKLGNSNLEVSAIGLGCMGMSFSYGPPKDIKEMTALLGAAVDRGITFFDTAEVYGPFTNEELVGQALAPFRGQVVIATKFGFDLSPNSDPRGMKGAPGLDSRPERIKQAVEGSLKRLKVETIDLLYQHRVDPNVPIEDVAGAVKELIEEGKVKHFGLSEAGVQTIRRAHAVQPVTALQSEYSLWTRTPEKEVIPTLEELGIGFVPYSPLGKGFLTGKIDENATFDSSDFRSTLPRFTPEALKVNQALINLLGSIAEQKQATPAQIAIAWLLAQKPWIVPIPGTTKLHRLDENIGAVSVELTPDDLRDIDDAASKIAVQGARYPEKLEQMTGR; encoded by the coding sequence ATGCAAAAGCGCAAACTTGGAAACAGCAATCTGGAAGTCTCGGCTATTGGGCTGGGCTGTATGGGCATGAGCTTTTCTTATGGCCCACCTAAAGACATAAAGGAGATGACCGCCCTTCTGGGGGCTGCCGTCGATCGCGGAATAACATTCTTTGACACCGCCGAAGTCTACGGCCCGTTCACCAACGAAGAGCTTGTAGGCCAAGCCCTCGCTCCCTTCCGTGGGCAAGTGGTCATTGCCACCAAATTCGGATTCGACCTGAGTCCTAATTCCGATCCTCGTGGGATGAAGGGTGCGCCAGGATTGGATAGTCGGCCGGAGCGCATCAAGCAGGCCGTGGAGGGTTCGCTCAAGCGGCTCAAGGTCGAGACAATAGACCTGCTCTATCAGCACCGAGTTGACCCGAACGTGCCGATCGAAGACGTAGCAGGAGCGGTGAAGGAACTAATTGAGGAAGGTAAGGTGAAGCACTTTGGACTCTCGGAAGCAGGAGTGCAAACGATCCGTCGCGCCCACGCGGTTCAACCCGTGACGGCACTCCAGAGCGAATACTCGCTGTGGACGAGGACTCCTGAGAAGGAAGTCATACCAACTCTTGAGGAACTCGGAATCGGCTTTGTCCCGTATAGCCCTCTGGGTAAGGGTTTTCTCACTGGCAAGATCGACGAAAACGCGACCTTTGACAGTTCCGATTTTCGCAGCACCCTGCCTCGCTTCACGCCGGAGGCTCTCAAGGTGAATCAAGCGCTGATTAATCTGCTCGGCAGCATTGCCGAACAGAAGCAGGCGACACCGGCTCAGATTGCGATCGCCTGGCTGCTGGCCCAGAAGCCGTGGATTGTGCCGATCCCAGGCACCACGAAGCTGCATCGCTTAGATGAAAACATCGGTGCAGTCTCAGTCGAACTCACGCCCGACGATCTGCGTGACATTGATGACGCCGCCTCCAAGATCGCGGTGCAAGGAGCTAGATACCCCGAAAAGCTAGAGCAAATGACCGGTCGTTGA
- a CDS encoding cupin domain-containing protein, giving the protein MGQTLIVTAGCGLIQRWGGAIEEIRPGDAIWISPGEKHWHGATATTSMTHIAIQEWLDGKPVDWMEKVSDEQYQTLKVDK; this is encoded by the coding sequence TTGGGACAAACCCTAATTGTGACGGCTGGCTGTGGACTTATACAACGCTGGGGCGGTGCGATCGAGGAAATTCGACCGGGAGACGCGATCTGGATCTCGCCGGGTGAGAAGCATTGGCACGGTGCTACAGCAACCACATCCATGACGCACATTGCCATTCAGGAATGGCTTGATGGCAAGCCCGTGGACTGGATGGAAAAGGTCAGCGACGAACAATACCAGACGCTAAAAGTAGACAAATAG
- a CDS encoding decarboxylase produces the protein MESKNFYDLQNSLGPPFSGKLAQELLSTYGSPLYVYNGYRLGETIKRINKAVSYPRTQFRFASVTNGNIALLKIFRSFGWGLHANTPGDIYLGLQAGFNPSEIVYSGSNLNRTEMLQVLNWGITTLNLDSLAQLQLCCEVLPKGREEYIRLGLRLNLPEITGDSRIGVRPEEFGDAIAITGDVGLKLSGLHFYRGTGTNATAAFTEVIDTVIATAQKLPDWEYLDFGGGFGYPYHHNKIAFDWEIFGAELTERITRLGRKIDLVIEPGRSAIAGCATLLAQVVSVKWQGEKQIVGVDTTVANLSVPSVHGGYREIVTWKQVDNPFTTDICGNTTYSRDYLGKNCQLPALEIGDIVAILDVGAYGYAMSSHFLHRPKPAEVLLENSTHRLIRQREDYSVLLTNQVLDN, from the coding sequence ATGGAGAGCAAGAACTTTTATGATTTGCAAAATTCCCTTGGTCCGCCATTTTCTGGGAAACTTGCCCAGGAGTTACTGAGTACTTACGGTTCTCCACTTTATGTTTATAATGGCTATCGCTTGGGCGAAACTATTAAGCGGATTAACAAAGCAGTCAGTTATCCGCGCACGCAATTTCGCTTTGCCAGCGTTACCAATGGCAACATTGCGCTATTAAAAATTTTTCGTTCATTTGGGTGGGGACTTCACGCCAATACACCAGGAGATATTTATTTAGGATTGCAAGCTGGTTTCAATCCGAGTGAGATTGTTTATAGCGGCAGTAATTTGAATCGGACTGAGATGCTACAAGTCCTGAATTGGGGAATTACAACTCTCAATCTCGATAGTCTGGCTCAGTTGCAATTGTGCTGCGAAGTTTTGCCCAAAGGCAGAGAGGAATATATTCGCCTGGGTTTACGGCTTAATTTGCCGGAAATTACCGGAGATAGCCGCATTGGTGTACGTCCAGAGGAATTTGGTGATGCGATCGCTATAACTGGTGACGTGGGATTAAAACTAAGTGGTTTACACTTCTATCGAGGTACGGGAACTAACGCCACAGCAGCTTTTACCGAGGTGATTGATACAGTAATCGCCACAGCCCAAAAGTTACCAGATTGGGAATATTTAGATTTTGGTGGTGGTTTTGGCTATCCATATCATCACAACAAAATAGCCTTTGACTGGGAAATATTTGGGGCTGAATTAACCGAGAGAATTACTCGTTTAGGACGGAAAATTGATTTGGTAATTGAACCGGGACGAAGTGCGATCGCCGGATGTGCAACTTTGCTTGCTCAAGTTGTTTCGGTAAAATGGCAAGGAGAAAAACAGATTGTTGGAGTTGATACCACCGTTGCAAATCTTTCAGTACCTTCAGTACACGGCGGCTACCGAGAAATCGTCACTTGGAAACAAGTAGACAATCCATTCACAACTGATATTTGTGGTAACACCACATATTCACGAGATTACCTGGGGAAAAATTGCCAACTCCCGGCGCTAGAAATTGGTGATATCGTTGCCATTTTAGATGTCGGTGCTTATGGTTATGCGATGTCGTCTCACTTTTTACACCGCCCCAAACCTGCGGAAGTCTTGCTAGAAAATAGTACACACCGCCTGATTCGCCAGCGAGAAGACTACAGCGTTTTATTAACAAATCAGGTGCTAGATAACTAA
- a CDS encoding asparagine synthetase B: MGNIPHHFLGYWGYGTQHELEALLTNVVENLSPKRRKALKLSAQKNYPFSIWNVVYIGLDENPPLQQNQIAAISASGLFSSPDAWVSLQENNCLILGREPFGKMPLYWTVQGQIIWFASQLQLLLPILQQSEVSIPGLYGYSCFSYVPTPLTPINGVFAVTAGTELVWQSDRQSGILQTPESKKIHSWREASEQLTDEATAITELQTLLKDSIERQIADLKDEPVGVFLSGGLDSSVVAALLVQAGVKVRAYTLDFGNAGIPEYPYSEQVAEFLKIPLIKVAANPSSIENALIPTVQALDLPFGDGVCVPLYLLSERASQETQVIFNGEGGDQLFAGWTNKPLIAAGVYQAENPAGQESFIQQYFRTFHRLGGYESQVYQPEVYAQIQNLHPEDWLLAALDRNECPSLLHRLRRASLMLKGAQNIHPRATALGFAHGLWVRSPFCDLPLAEWTFRLSGELCLQGACEKYILKRAVENWLPPEIVWRQKRGMGVPLTSWCLNDFWHQLGIWLNPEILRTHNHFYPHIAAQIVEGKLGAAIQGRRIGETLWLLIMWQLWRSHVLNEELSKHSWDHPFWLNRWLWKNYKKILNS, translated from the coding sequence ATGGGCAACATCCCGCATCACTTTCTTGGCTATTGGGGTTACGGCACTCAACACGAGTTGGAAGCGCTGTTAACTAATGTTGTGGAAAACCTCTCGCCTAAAAGGAGAAAGGCTTTAAAGTTGTCTGCACAAAAAAATTATCCTTTTTCCATCTGGAATGTTGTTTATATAGGACTTGATGAAAATCCCCCACTGCAACAAAATCAAATTGCTGCCATCTCAGCATCAGGATTATTCAGTTCACCCGACGCTTGGGTAAGTCTCCAGGAAAACAACTGCCTAATTTTGGGAAGAGAACCTTTCGGAAAGATGCCTTTGTATTGGACTGTGCAAGGACAAATAATTTGGTTTGCATCCCAACTGCAATTACTTTTACCGATTTTGCAACAGTCAGAAGTTAGCATTCCTGGGTTATATGGCTATAGCTGTTTTTCTTACGTTCCCACACCCTTAACTCCTATTAATGGAGTATTTGCAGTGACAGCAGGAACTGAATTAGTTTGGCAGAGCGATCGCCAATCAGGTATTCTGCAAACACCTGAATCTAAAAAAATCCACTCGTGGCGGGAAGCGTCAGAACAGTTAACAGATGAAGCTACAGCAATTACTGAATTGCAAACTCTCCTTAAAGACTCCATTGAGCGACAAATTGCCGATTTAAAAGATGAACCTGTCGGGGTGTTTCTCTCTGGCGGACTCGATTCTTCAGTGGTGGCGGCGCTGCTGGTACAAGCAGGGGTGAAAGTCCGCGCCTACACTTTAGATTTTGGTAACGCAGGGATTCCAGAATATCCATACTCTGAACAAGTTGCCGAGTTTCTCAAAATTCCGCTAATTAAAGTTGCAGCAAACCCAAGTTCGATCGAGAATGCCCTAATTCCAACTGTGCAAGCATTGGATTTACCTTTTGGCGATGGCGTGTGTGTGCCTTTATATCTTCTGTCAGAGAGAGCGAGTCAGGAAACTCAGGTAATTTTTAATGGCGAAGGTGGAGATCAATTATTTGCCGGTTGGACGAATAAACCTTTAATTGCCGCAGGTGTTTATCAAGCAGAAAATCCCGCCGGACAGGAAAGTTTTATCCAGCAATATTTCCGTACCTTTCACCGTCTTGGGGGATACGAATCTCAAGTTTATCAGCCGGAGGTTTATGCACAGATCCAAAATTTGCATCCTGAAGATTGGTTATTGGCGGCTTTAGATCGCAATGAGTGTCCATCTTTGCTACATCGCCTCCGCCGTGCTAGTTTGATGCTCAAAGGAGCGCAGAATATCCATCCCCGTGCAACTGCATTGGGGTTTGCTCATGGTTTGTGGGTGCGATCGCCTTTTTGTGATTTACCTCTAGCTGAATGGACATTCCGCCTCTCTGGAGAACTCTGTTTGCAGGGTGCTTGTGAAAAATATATCCTCAAACGGGCTGTAGAAAATTGGCTGCCACCCGAAATTGTCTGGCGACAAAAACGTGGTATGGGGGTTCCCTTAACTTCTTGGTGTTTAAATGATTTTTGGCATCAACTCGGCATCTGGCTCAATCCAGAAATACTTCGCACTCATAATCATTTTTATCCTCACATTGCGGCACAAATCGTTGAAGGCAAACTAGGAGCGGCTATTCAAGGCCGGCGGATTGGTGAAACACTCTGGTTACTAATTATGTGGCAACTTTGGCGATCGCATGTTTTAAATGAAGAACTAAGCAAACATTCTTGGGATCATCCCTTTTGGTTAAATCGTTGGCTATGGAAAAATTACAAAAAAATTCTTAATTCGTAA
- a CDS encoding alcohol dehydrogenase catalytic domain-containing protein, whose protein sequence is MYNTKAYSAASATSPLSSTKIKRRDPTEHDVQIEILFCGICHSDLHSVRNEWSSIMSTVYPIVPGHEIVGRVTKVGSAVTKHKPGDLAAVFPAL, encoded by the coding sequence ATGTACAACACAAAAGCTTATTCCGCAGCCAGTGCAACATCACCACTGTCCTCTACCAAGATCAAGCGTCGCGATCCAACTGAACACGATGTGCAGATTGAAATCCTCTTCTGCGGCATCTGCCACTCAGACCTCCATTCGGTGCGTAACGAGTGGAGCAGCATTATGTCCACTGTCTATCCGATTGTTCCCGGTCATGAGATCGTCGGCCGCGTCACTAAGGTCGGCTCGGCAGTTACAAAGCACAAGCCCGGCGACCTCGCCGCAGTCTTTCCGGCTCTATGA